The genomic DNA GATCGGGCATCTCGAAACCTGCCGCTTGGCCCAAGGCCTATCTGACGTTATCTTGGTCCCTGTGCTTGTACACGACGACCATCTTGTCGGTCTTCTCGGGGTTCCCGCAGTACGGGCAGGATGAGCTCTTGGAAGAAAGATCGATGACACGGGCTCTGCCGCACATGCTGCAGATGACGATCCCATACATCGGGTCACCTGTATTCGGTGAACACGAGGGCAGCGACGCAGCAGCCGTAATTGTCCATAGGGATCTTGAGTTCCTCAATGGCGAAATGGATCTCTTCGAACTCCAGGTTCCTGATCTCCGCCATCTCTTCCATCTTGCAGGACAGTATTTCTCTGAGGGATTCGCCCGAACCGTGGATGTGCCCCTCTGCGACATATCCTCCCTTGCCGTCCTTGCGGCGTGCGTATGCGATTCCGGCGGCGATGGTCTCGCCTTCAGTACCCCTCATCTGGGCCAGTACGCAGTGTGTGACCGCCCCCATCGACATCTCGCAGGGTTCGACTTCCTCGGCACCGATCGGGATGACAGAGGATACCGATACGAGGTTCTGTTCCCCTATTCCGGCTTTGATCAGGGCCTTGTCGAAGGCGTTGAGATCCGATGTCTTGCTCACAGCGGAGCTGTGTGTGACGAAGAATTTACTGGGCACTAGTTCCATGGCGACCTCG from Thermoplasmata archaeon includes the following:
- a CDS encoding pyruvoyl-dependent arginine decarboxylase; the protein is MELVPSKFFVTHSSAVSKTSDLNAFDKALIKAGIGEQNLVSVSSVIPIGAEEVEPCEMSMGAVTHCVLAQMRGTEGETIAAGIAYARRKDGKGGYVAEGHIHGSGESLREILSCKMEEMAEIRNLEFEEIHFAIEELKIPMDNYGCCVAALVFTEYR